Below is a window of Tolypothrix bouteillei VB521301 DNA.
GCATGGTGGAGAACCATTACTACAAAAACCTGATTTTTACTGGCAAGTGTTCGAGCTACAAAAACAGATATTTCAGTTTGACAATATTCGAGTTAGAAATGGCGTACAAACAAATTTGACATTATTAGACTCACAACGCATAAAACTTTTAAAAGAAGGATTCGATGGTGTAGGAGTTTCAATAGATCTATTTGGAGGATTGCGAGTTTACCAAACAGGTATTGAATCCCAAAATAAGGTTTTAGAAAACATAGATAAACTGACAAATGCCGGGATTGATTTTGGTTGTATCAGCGTCCTCACCAAGCAAAACTTAGAGTTTATTCCAGAAATATACAATTTTTATCGACAAATGAATCTATCTGCAAGAATATTACCTTTATTTAAAGGTTCATTTGAAAATCAACATCAAGGTTTTGAGATTACTGCATATGAAGTCTTAGAAGCTTATAAAAAACTAGTAGATTTATGGCTAGCAGATGAAAAATTGGTTTGGATATCTCCAATTTATGAAGCAATTAAGCAGGTAGTTCATCACTACACGCCCAATGCTCCAACAAGTTTCTATGATAAAGGTGAATGGGAGTCAATTTATATTGTTGATGTTGATGGAGAAGTCTACAGCTATGCAGATGCTTACTTAATAAGCCATACGCACGGAAATATCTTTAATCAACCCCTCGGCGCATTAATTAAGAGT
It encodes the following:
- a CDS encoding radical SAM protein, with translation MIQETKKVQFVVKTSKHCNLRCRYCYEYAELANKQAIALAQIQQMFTNIASYYQHLDFDIEIEFVWHGGEPLLQKPDFYWQVFELQKQIFQFDNIRVRNGVQTNLTLLDSQRIKLLKEGFDGVGVSIDLFGGLRVYQTGIESQNKVLENIDKLTNAGIDFGCISVLTKQNLEFIPEIYNFYRQMNLSARILPLFKGSFENQHQGFEITAYEVLEAYKKLVDLWLADEKLVWISPIYEAIKQVVHHYTPNAPTSFYDKGEWESIYIVDVDGEVYSYADAYLISHTHGNIFNQPLGALIKSSQHHKIVIEAEERLQETCSQCKFFGSCSGYPIAEGNRQYNEMNSDGSIKCIVDKGIRQYIEYRLFEMGIIDLDRGYVKLERLDLNRQSSPSLAYI